One Rhodoluna sp. KAS3 DNA window includes the following coding sequences:
- the glpK gene encoding glycerol kinase GlpK has protein sequence MSNFVLAVDQGTTSTRAIVFNRDGEKVASSQKEHEQIFPHPGWVEHNPAEIWANTQTVISGALREAGLGAADIAAIGITNQRETTMVWDSLTGKPVYNALVWQDTRTQAIVDRLAGVEGVDRYKASLGLPLATYFSATKIIWILENVPGAREKADAGQLRFGTMDTWLLWNLTGGLNGGLHLTDVTNASRTLLMDLQTLNWRTDLLQEFGIPISMLPRIVSSSEIYGAVAGESELAGVPIAGILGDQQAATFGQAAFDAGESKNTYGTGNFLMFQTGEQIVQSKNGLLTTVGFKLGDAPARYALEGSIAVTGSLIQWLRDNLGLFASSAEVEELAKTVPDNGGAYFVPAFSGLFAPYWRPDARGVLAGLTRFVNRGHIARAALEAAAYQTRDVLDAVNADAGVKLTQLKVDGGMTANETLMQFQADILGVPVVRPVVTETTALGAAYVAGLAVGFWSGLAELRTNWHEDQRWNPTMPSAQVEQYYRDWQKAVTKTLGWVDPDAI, from the coding sequence ATGAGCAATTTTGTTTTGGCTGTAGACCAAGGCACCACTAGCACCAGGGCCATAGTCTTCAATCGCGACGGTGAAAAGGTTGCTTCGAGTCAAAAAGAGCACGAGCAGATTTTTCCGCATCCAGGTTGGGTGGAGCACAATCCAGCTGAGATCTGGGCCAACACCCAAACGGTAATTTCTGGAGCTCTGCGTGAGGCGGGCCTTGGTGCTGCAGACATCGCAGCAATCGGAATAACTAATCAACGCGAGACCACCATGGTTTGGGATTCCTTGACTGGCAAACCGGTCTACAACGCACTGGTTTGGCAGGACACCAGAACTCAAGCAATTGTTGATCGATTGGCGGGGGTTGAGGGGGTAGACCGATACAAGGCAAGCCTTGGTTTGCCGCTGGCCACCTATTTTTCGGCTACCAAAATTATCTGGATTCTAGAAAATGTTCCGGGCGCTAGAGAAAAGGCTGACGCCGGCCAGCTGCGTTTTGGAACCATGGACACTTGGCTGCTTTGGAATCTGACCGGTGGCCTTAATGGCGGCCTGCACCTGACCGACGTTACCAACGCATCGCGCACTCTCTTGATGGACCTCCAAACCTTGAATTGGCGCACTGATCTGCTCCAGGAATTCGGCATCCCGATCTCAATGCTTCCGCGCATTGTGAGCTCATCAGAAATTTACGGTGCCGTAGCTGGCGAATCGGAATTGGCCGGCGTCCCCATTGCCGGCATTCTTGGTGATCAGCAGGCTGCAACGTTTGGGCAAGCAGCTTTTGACGCAGGGGAGTCCAAGAACACCTACGGAACCGGCAACTTTTTGATGTTTCAAACCGGCGAGCAAATCGTTCAGAGCAAGAATGGACTGCTCACCACAGTTGGCTTTAAATTGGGTGATGCCCCAGCGCGCTACGCTCTAGAGGGCTCAATCGCAGTAACCGGATCGCTGATCCAGTGGCTCCGAGACAACCTAGGTCTTTTTGCCTCTTCTGCTGAGGTTGAGGAACTAGCAAAAACCGTCCCGGATAACGGCGGTGCCTATTTTGTGCCGGCCTTCTCGGGCCTGTTCGCGCCTTATTGGCGCCCGGATGCTCGCGGGGTGCTGGCCGGTTTGACGAGATTCGTCAATCGTGGACACATTGCTCGGGCCGCACTAGAAGCGGCCGCGTACCAGACACGCGACGTTCTAGATGCTGTCAATGCCGATGCTGGGGTCAAGCTAACCCAGCTAAAGGTTGACGGCGGTATGACGGCAAATGAAACCCTGATGCAATTTCAGGCTGACATTCTTGGCGTTCCGGTGGTTCGCCCGGTTGTCACCGAAACCACGGCCCTGGGCGCTGCCTATGTTGCGGGATTGGCAGTTGGGTTCTGGTCTGGGCTAGCCGAGCTTCGAACAAACTGGCACGAAGATCAGCGATGGAACCCGACGATGCCATCGGCCCAAGTGGAACAGTACTACCGTGACTGGCAAAAAGCTGTCACTAAGACCCTCGGCTGGGTCGATCCAGACGCCATTTGA
- a CDS encoding SDR family NAD(P)-dependent oxidoreductase, producing the protein MSELQGRQILVVGASGAFGNEFCTQLEAAGAKVIGTARNADSASRLQPQLEQRLLLNLEDPQSIQTLATYLTASQTTIDGIVLASGLVAFGSVAETSAADLQRLTQVNTLGQIDLVQQLLPALVQSTAAGRSPFVVSISGVIAERPMAGLSAYSASKAALHAYATAAQREYQKLGIRWLDARPGHTESGLANRAIAGTAPNFGVGMAVELVIGRIIKAVLDDEKDLPSGSF; encoded by the coding sequence ATGAGCGAACTACAGGGGCGACAAATATTGGTGGTTGGTGCCAGTGGCGCCTTTGGAAACGAATTTTGCACTCAGCTAGAGGCAGCAGGCGCGAAGGTTATCGGTACAGCTCGCAACGCAGATTCGGCTTCAAGGCTTCAACCCCAACTAGAGCAACGCTTGCTGTTGAATCTTGAGGACCCTCAATCGATTCAGACCCTCGCCACCTACCTGACGGCTAGCCAGACCACCATCGATGGAATTGTCTTGGCATCTGGATTAGTGGCTTTTGGTTCGGTGGCCGAAACCTCGGCAGCAGACTTGCAGCGATTGACGCAGGTTAATACGCTTGGGCAAATCGATTTGGTTCAACAGTTACTTCCTGCACTGGTTCAATCCACCGCAGCCGGCCGAAGCCCCTTTGTTGTTTCGATAAGCGGTGTAATTGCAGAGCGGCCCATGGCCGGGCTTTCGGCTTACTCAGCCAGCAAGGCAGCACTACACGCATACGCCACTGCCGCCCAGCGCGAGTACCAAAAACTTGGCATTCGGTGGCTGGATGCTCGTCCGGGTCACACCGAATCGGGGTTAGCGAATCGGGCCATTGCCGGAACCGCCCCTAACTTTGGGGTCGGCATGGCCGTAGAACTGGTGATTGGGCGCATAATCAAAGCAGTGCTCGATGACGAGAAGGACCTGCCAAGTGGAAGCTTCTAA
- a CDS encoding DUF1737 domain-containing protein translates to MTEQNDAQEWESCALPSANPEAPATPDFTKPYKMLTGIDNSEFCSKVSLHLENGYQLYGSPTMTFNGENVIVGQAVVLK, encoded by the coding sequence ATGACTGAACAAAATGACGCACAAGAGTGGGAGAGTTGCGCTTTGCCCTCAGCAAACCCTGAGGCCCCAGCAACCCCAGATTTCACCAAGCCTTACAAAATGCTTACCGGAATCGATAACTCAGAGTTTTGTTCGAAAGTTAGCCTGCATCTAGAAAACGGCTACCAGCTTTACGGTTCACCAACCATGACGTTTAACGGTGAAAACGTAATTGTTGGCCAGGCAGTGGTCCTAAAGTAA
- a CDS encoding zinc ribbon domain-containing protein YjdM — MAENLPSCPQCACEYTYEMGALLVCPECAHEWVAADDSDSDSPEAARVVKDSVGNILADGDTVTIAKDLKVKGASSAIKVGTKVRNIRLVNGADGHDIDAKVDGFGPMMLKSSVVKKVL; from the coding sequence ATGGCAGAAAATCTTCCGTCATGCCCTCAGTGCGCATGCGAGTACACCTATGAAATGGGTGCCCTGTTGGTTTGCCCAGAGTGCGCTCATGAGTGGGTTGCTGCCGATGATAGCGATTCCGATTCACCTGAAGCAGCACGTGTTGTAAAAGACTCGGTCGGAAACATTCTGGCTGACGGAGACACTGTTACCATCGCCAAAGACCTAAAGGTCAAGGGCGCATCGTCTGCGATAAAAGTTGGCACCAAAGTGCGCAATATTCGCCTCGTGAACGGCGCTGATGGCCACGACATCGATGCAAAAGTCGATGGCTTTGGACCAATGATGCTCAAGTCAAGCGTGGTTAAGAAAGTTCTCTAG
- a CDS encoding acyltransferase family protein: protein MPTQSIGRPPVIRIDIQALRTIAVGLVVIYHLWPQRLTGGFIGVDVFFVISGYLITSHILRDIAKSKFSITKFWAKRVRRLLPASFFVLSVTGIAVYFSTPMSLWGQWLEEIQASALYFENWVLAADSVDYLALGNTSSPTQHFWSLSVEEQFYLAWPLIIASTLFVVGKFSKRSRKRSVFTALLLLTLASFVYGVIQTQAEPAIAYFSTPVRAWEFGVGALLAFAPAVTKQKVAQTLAVTGLAAIIGAGFFFDSTLPFPGSWALIPVLGTALVIWANVNDGLLARVAGLAPIQWVGDRSYSIYLWHWPILILAPFVLSLDASMTSKLIVLGMTLLLAAFTSKFIEKPFLVGGVFGRSNRRKTFSALALATAALVAVSGAAAAQAERVIANDVLVSTAVEAESCFGAAARAPGQNPCSNPELNRLYPSVISAPSDTSAATKACGSLSRGDSQPGACELVVGTSDVSIALVGDSHANHYAGAFQRLAESRNWSLTVYTKGGCPFTLAQRVQDQVLTAACAKWVANVKAEVIDRKFSLLVTSQWSGVDWAEPAGADEQNYAITGTAKLWRQLTAAGIPVLAIKDSPKHIDDVLGCLENKPNADCSISREDAFDFDAQIGAVNRIDSERVVLVNFDDVYCTETKCLPVIGNAVVYRGENHLTGTFARTLAPYFEPHVWLLLGN, encoded by the coding sequence TTGCCAACGCAATCGATTGGTCGACCTCCGGTAATACGCATCGACATTCAGGCGCTGAGGACGATCGCAGTGGGCTTGGTGGTGATTTACCACCTTTGGCCCCAACGCCTCACTGGCGGCTTTATCGGAGTTGACGTTTTCTTTGTGATTTCTGGCTACCTGATCACTTCGCACATTTTGCGAGACATTGCTAAATCAAAGTTTTCAATCACCAAATTTTGGGCAAAACGGGTTCGCCGCCTATTGCCGGCCTCATTCTTTGTGCTTTCAGTTACCGGTATTGCGGTCTATTTTTCAACACCGATGTCCCTGTGGGGTCAGTGGCTCGAAGAGATCCAGGCATCGGCGCTGTATTTTGAAAACTGGGTTCTGGCGGCCGACTCAGTCGACTACCTGGCGCTTGGTAATACCTCATCACCAACCCAGCATTTTTGGTCGCTTTCGGTCGAAGAGCAGTTTTATCTAGCTTGGCCATTGATAATTGCCAGCACACTTTTCGTGGTTGGAAAATTCTCAAAGCGCTCCCGGAAGCGTTCGGTATTTACTGCGCTGTTACTACTAACCCTTGCCTCCTTCGTTTACGGAGTTATTCAAACCCAGGCTGAACCGGCCATTGCTTACTTTTCGACCCCGGTGAGAGCGTGGGAGTTTGGTGTCGGCGCGCTGTTGGCCTTTGCTCCTGCTGTGACCAAGCAAAAAGTTGCCCAGACTTTGGCGGTTACTGGGTTGGCTGCCATTATCGGTGCCGGATTCTTTTTTGACTCGACTCTGCCATTCCCGGGTTCATGGGCGCTGATTCCGGTTCTCGGAACAGCTCTAGTCATTTGGGCCAATGTCAACGATGGATTGCTGGCAAGGGTAGCCGGCCTAGCTCCAATTCAATGGGTGGGCGATCGCTCCTATTCCATTTACCTCTGGCATTGGCCAATACTCATCCTGGCCCCATTTGTCTTGAGCCTAGACGCTTCGATGACTTCAAAATTGATTGTCCTCGGCATGACACTCTTGCTGGCCGCCTTCACATCCAAATTCATCGAGAAACCATTCTTAGTAGGTGGTGTTTTCGGGCGCAGCAATCGCAGAAAAACCTTTAGCGCATTGGCTCTGGCAACGGCCGCCTTGGTGGCCGTATCTGGGGCAGCCGCCGCTCAGGCTGAGCGTGTGATTGCCAATGATGTTTTGGTGTCAACGGCCGTCGAAGCAGAGTCTTGCTTTGGTGCCGCAGCTCGCGCGCCTGGACAGAATCCTTGCTCTAATCCCGAGTTAAACCGGCTTTATCCATCGGTAATTTCGGCGCCTTCAGACACCAGTGCTGCCACCAAAGCTTGCGGCAGTTTGAGTCGCGGGGACTCGCAGCCTGGCGCGTGTGAATTGGTTGTCGGTACCAGTGATGTCTCTATTGCGTTGGTGGGTGACTCGCATGCCAATCACTACGCCGGTGCCTTCCAGCGCCTCGCCGAATCTCGCAACTGGAGCCTTACGGTTTACACCAAAGGCGGTTGCCCGTTTACCTTGGCGCAGCGAGTTCAGGATCAAGTTCTGACTGCCGCATGCGCCAAATGGGTAGCAAACGTGAAAGCAGAAGTGATTGACCGAAAATTCTCGTTGCTGGTTACATCGCAGTGGAGCGGGGTTGACTGGGCTGAGCCGGCAGGTGCTGATGAGCAAAACTACGCAATTACCGGTACGGCAAAATTGTGGCGGCAGCTAACGGCAGCTGGCATTCCCGTTTTAGCCATTAAGGACAGCCCAAAGCACATCGATGACGTCCTGGGTTGCCTCGAAAACAAACCAAATGCAGATTGTTCCATCAGTCGTGAGGACGCGTTTGATTTCGATGCTCAAATAGGTGCCGTAAACCGCATTGATTCAGAGCGTGTGGTTTTGGTGAACTTCGATGATGTTTATTGCACTGAAACCAAGTGCCTGCCGGTCATCGGAAACGCGGTGGTTTACCGCGGGGAGAACCATTTAACCGGTACATTTGCTCGCACACTCGCTCCGTACTTTGAACCCCACGTCTGGCTACTGTTGGGCAATTAG
- a CDS encoding glycerol-3-phosphate dehydrogenase/oxidase, producing MRPNVSALMADNHAQVLIIGGGINGLATFRDLSLQGVKVALVERNDFASGASAASSHMIHGGIRYLENGEFRLVRESVTERNGLLKIAPHYVKPLQTTIPIFTTYSGILAAPMRFLTHKQNKPTQRGALLIKLGLSIYDSFSSGGGTVPPHKFLGRKKSLQELPALDPNVKYTATYFDASVHEPERLALDVLLDGLSEGSNARAVNYVEAVGVVNNSVLLKDRETGQAFEFKADLVINASGPWTDLTNQALGEKSQFMGGTKGSHIVLDHPELLAACDGRELFFENADGRIVLIYPLKGRVLVGTSDLEADINEPAVCTEEEIDYFFGLIGQVFPRIAVDRSQIVYKYSGVRPLPRHEDTAPGFVSRDYRIVEGLLPGTETPLLSLVGGKWTTFRALAEHLSKEALAALGLDRRVSTKNLAIGGAKDFPKNDKARDVWLAEHATFVGQDRALQLLERYGTRAAKVIEFLSAVGDSPFKSTDKLSTGELRYIVEKEMAVHLVDILMRRTSLAFTGEATDAVITEVATEMQQLLGWSEPRTQAEITKAQRSLS from the coding sequence ATGCGACCAAACGTTTCGGCTCTGATGGCAGACAACCACGCCCAAGTGCTTATCATCGGCGGTGGCATTAATGGCCTTGCCACTTTTCGCGACCTGAGCCTGCAGGGCGTCAAGGTTGCCCTCGTCGAGCGCAACGACTTTGCGTCAGGGGCATCGGCGGCTAGCTCGCACATGATCCACGGTGGTATTCGATACCTCGAAAATGGTGAGTTCCGACTGGTAAGAGAGTCAGTAACAGAGCGCAATGGGCTGCTCAAGATTGCACCGCACTATGTCAAGCCGCTGCAGACTACGATTCCTATCTTCACCACATATTCGGGCATTCTTGCAGCGCCGATGCGATTTTTGACTCACAAACAGAACAAACCAACCCAACGCGGTGCTCTCCTGATCAAGCTTGGCCTCAGCATTTACGATTCATTCTCCAGCGGCGGCGGAACAGTTCCGCCTCACAAATTTCTCGGTCGCAAAAAGTCTCTTCAAGAGTTGCCTGCGCTGGACCCGAACGTGAAATACACAGCAACGTATTTTGATGCCTCGGTTCATGAACCCGAGCGCTTGGCTCTTGACGTGTTGCTCGATGGCCTGAGCGAAGGCTCAAATGCCCGCGCGGTCAATTACGTTGAGGCAGTCGGAGTTGTCAACAATTCCGTATTGCTCAAGGATCGTGAGACTGGTCAGGCTTTTGAATTCAAGGCAGACCTGGTCATAAACGCTTCAGGCCCATGGACCGATTTGACCAATCAGGCTCTCGGTGAGAAATCACAATTTATGGGCGGCACCAAGGGGTCGCATATTGTTTTGGATCACCCCGAGCTGTTGGCGGCGTGTGATGGTCGTGAGTTGTTTTTCGAAAATGCTGATGGTCGAATTGTGTTGATTTATCCGCTCAAGGGTCGGGTGCTGGTTGGAACCAGTGACCTGGAAGCTGACATCAACGAACCGGCCGTTTGCACCGAAGAAGAAATTGATTACTTTTTTGGATTGATCGGCCAAGTGTTCCCGCGAATTGCGGTTGACCGCAGTCAAATTGTCTACAAGTACTCAGGTGTGCGTCCTTTGCCTCGGCACGAAGACACGGCACCGGGTTTTGTTTCCCGGGACTATCGAATCGTTGAAGGTCTCCTGCCTGGCACCGAGACCCCACTATTGAGTCTGGTGGGCGGCAAATGGACAACCTTTAGGGCGCTTGCAGAGCACCTGTCCAAAGAGGCTCTGGCTGCACTCGGGCTCGATCGCCGAGTCTCGACCAAGAATTTGGCTATCGGTGGCGCCAAGGATTTCCCGAAAAATGACAAGGCCCGAGATGTGTGGCTTGCCGAGCACGCCACTTTTGTTGGCCAAGACCGGGCGTTGCAATTGCTGGAGCGCTATGGCACGCGAGCAGCAAAGGTAATTGAGTTTTTGAGCGCTGTTGGCGACTCACCCTTCAAATCCACCGACAAACTCTCAACCGGTGAGTTGCGGTACATCGTTGAAAAAGAAATGGCCGTGCACCTTGTTGACATCTTGATGCGCCGAACCAGCCTTGCCTTCACCGGTGAGGCCACCGATGCCGTCATTACTGAGGTTGCTACTGAGATGCAGCAATTACTTGGATGGTCGGAGCCGCGCACGCAGGCAGAAATTACAAAGGCTCAGCGGAGCCTCTCATGA
- a CDS encoding gluconokinase, with protein sequence MADQIVVMGVSGCGKSTLGKALAEAIGGDFVDGDDLHPVGNVAKMTVGEPLTDEDRSPWLETVGHKLAEAAAKDENLVIACSALKRKYRDQIRSIAPTSFFVHPHGSRIALLERLSKRTGHFMPVSLLDSQLLDLEPLASDENGIQLDMAQSVSDQVDAVIH encoded by the coding sequence ATGGCCGATCAGATCGTCGTTATGGGCGTCTCGGGTTGCGGAAAGTCAACACTCGGCAAGGCGCTGGCTGAGGCCATCGGTGGTGACTTTGTCGATGGCGATGACCTTCACCCGGTGGGTAATGTAGCCAAAATGACAGTCGGTGAACCGCTGACTGATGAGGACCGGTCGCCATGGCTTGAAACCGTCGGTCACAAATTGGCCGAAGCGGCAGCCAAGGATGAGAATCTAGTGATTGCCTGCTCTGCGCTAAAGCGCAAGTATCGAGATCAAATCAGGTCAATCGCGCCAACTTCGTTTTTTGTACACCCGCATGGCTCGCGAATCGCGCTTTTAGAGCGGCTGTCTAAGCGCACCGGTCACTTCATGCCGGTCAGTCTGCTCGACTCACAACTACTAGACCTTGAGCCACTTGCGTCCGACGAAAATGGAATCCAGTTGGACATGGCCCAATCGGTAAGTGATCAGGTTGACGCTGTAATCCACTAA
- a CDS encoding SDR family oxidoreductase, whose translation MEASNQDLPLLRSADGKPALCLVTGATGYIGGRLIVELLKHGYRVRILARNPERLKYHPWIDQVEVAEGDAQDLAALERALAGVDVAYYLLHALMSKDNFESQERTMAESFGEVAKECKVRRIVYLGGIIAPNEVMSPHLQARADTGEILRASGVSTIELRAGVVIGSGSASFEMLRYLTERLPIMTVPKWVNVRIQPIAVRDVLRYLVGAATINPTISGAFDIGGPQVFTYKEMMQQYAEAAGLRRRIIIPVPVLTPRLSSGWVGLVTPVPYTLAKRLVASLKNEVVAADDSIRGLVPDPPGGLTPFKRAVQLALTKIKDARVETRWSDASIPGTPSEPLPTDPSWAGGTLYKDVRTVHSPDSVEEVWKRVEAIGGDNGYSIATWAWQLRGFIDRMFGGVGLRRGRRDPNTLQVGDALDFWRVEEIIKPKLLRLRAEMKMPGLAWLEFGIEEDPETGGSILTQVAIYAPKGLLGHAYWWAVWPMHGFVFPSMARTAALAKKISTKR comes from the coding sequence GTGGAAGCTTCTAACCAAGACCTGCCATTACTGCGCTCTGCAGATGGAAAGCCCGCCCTGTGCTTGGTGACCGGGGCAACCGGCTACATCGGCGGTCGATTGATAGTTGAGCTCTTAAAACACGGATACCGCGTGCGGATTTTGGCGCGAAACCCAGAGCGGTTGAAGTACCACCCCTGGATCGACCAAGTCGAAGTTGCCGAGGGAGACGCTCAAGATCTAGCTGCCCTCGAACGTGCGCTGGCAGGCGTTGATGTTGCCTATTATTTGCTACACGCACTGATGTCCAAAGACAATTTTGAGTCTCAAGAACGGACGATGGCCGAAAGCTTCGGCGAAGTGGCTAAAGAATGCAAAGTGCGGCGAATCGTTTACCTCGGCGGCATCATTGCGCCGAATGAAGTTATGTCACCGCACCTGCAAGCCCGGGCCGATACCGGTGAGATCCTTAGAGCCTCGGGGGTATCAACAATCGAACTTCGTGCCGGCGTTGTGATCGGCTCTGGCTCAGCCTCTTTCGAAATGCTGCGCTATCTGACCGAACGTTTGCCTATCATGACGGTACCCAAGTGGGTCAACGTGCGAATCCAGCCGATTGCCGTTAGAGACGTATTGCGTTACCTCGTAGGCGCCGCAACAATCAATCCAACTATTAGCGGGGCATTCGACATCGGTGGCCCGCAGGTCTTCACCTACAAAGAAATGATGCAGCAGTATGCCGAGGCTGCTGGGCTTCGCCGAAGAATCATCATCCCCGTCCCAGTGCTCACGCCAAGGCTTTCATCGGGGTGGGTTGGTCTTGTGACGCCGGTGCCATACACTCTGGCCAAACGCCTGGTAGCCAGCCTCAAGAATGAGGTAGTGGCTGCTGATGACAGCATTCGCGGGCTGGTACCAGACCCACCCGGCGGCCTAACGCCATTCAAACGAGCGGTGCAATTGGCACTAACCAAAATCAAGGATGCCCGCGTGGAGACCAGGTGGAGTGACGCGTCAATTCCGGGAACACCATCTGAGCCACTTCCTACCGACCCAAGCTGGGCCGGCGGAACCCTCTACAAAGATGTTCGAACGGTTCATTCACCTGACTCGGTCGAGGAAGTTTGGAAGCGCGTTGAGGCCATCGGCGGAGACAACGGTTACTCAATAGCAACCTGGGCCTGGCAACTGCGAGGTTTTATTGACCGCATGTTTGGCGGGGTTGGTCTGCGACGCGGAAGGCGCGACCCGAACACCCTCCAGGTCGGCGATGCTTTGGACTTTTGGCGGGTCGAAGAGATTATTAAGCCAAAGCTTTTGCGCCTGCGTGCCGAAATGAAAATGCCGGGACTAGCCTGGCTGGAATTTGGCATCGAAGAAGACCCAGAGACCGGTGGATCAATTTTGACTCAGGTGGCCATCTACGCTCCGAAGGGGCTGCTCGGTCACGCTTATTGGTGGGCGGTTTGGCCGATGCACGGATTTGTGTTTCCTTCGATGGCCAGAACAGCCGCCCTCGCAAAAAAGATCTCCACGAAGCGTTAG
- the pstS gene encoding phosphate ABC transporter substrate-binding protein PstS has protein sequence MIKKSALKIAGLAIAGTIALTGCAANEGATNGDSLSGTLNGAGSSAMGSAQEAWIAAFQTANGAVTINYDPTGSGAGRESFIAGAVNFAGSDSYLKDEELALTFAACAPGTTPFEVPVYISPIAVIFNVEGVTDLNLDAATIAGIFKGDITKWNDAAIVALNPEANLPAANITAVHRSDDSGTTKNFSDYLSKTAEEIWDGEVSDVFPYQSGEGAKGTSGVVDAVTNGTNTIGYADASKAGSLSIAKLKVGEEFVALSNESAAAIVDASPAVEGRDATDLAIKIDRATTASGAYPLVLVSYLIGCNEYADPAVGALVKAYASYLVSTDGQAHAATSAGSAPLSAALTAKVTAVISAIK, from the coding sequence ATGATCAAGAAATCAGCACTGAAGATTGCAGGCCTTGCGATCGCTGGAACTATTGCTCTCACCGGCTGTGCCGCAAACGAAGGCGCAACCAATGGTGACTCACTAAGCGGCACCCTAAACGGCGCTGGTTCTTCTGCAATGGGTAGTGCTCAGGAAGCCTGGATTGCGGCATTTCAGACTGCCAATGGCGCAGTCACCATCAACTACGACCCAACCGGTTCAGGTGCTGGTCGCGAATCATTTATTGCAGGTGCTGTTAACTTTGCCGGTTCAGACTCATACCTAAAGGATGAAGAGCTTGCGCTTACCTTTGCCGCCTGTGCTCCTGGAACCACCCCTTTTGAGGTTCCGGTTTACATTTCTCCTATCGCCGTTATCTTCAACGTTGAGGGCGTCACTGACTTGAACCTTGATGCTGCAACAATTGCTGGAATCTTCAAGGGCGACATCACCAAGTGGAATGACGCGGCCATCGTCGCTCTCAACCCAGAGGCAAACCTGCCGGCAGCTAACATCACTGCCGTTCACCGTTCAGATGACTCTGGTACCACCAAAAACTTCTCTGACTACCTAAGCAAGACCGCAGAGGAAATTTGGGATGGCGAAGTCAGCGACGTATTCCCGTACCAGTCGGGTGAAGGCGCCAAGGGCACCTCGGGTGTGGTTGATGCTGTAACTAACGGAACCAACACCATCGGTTACGCAGATGCTTCAAAGGCTGGTTCGCTTTCAATCGCCAAGCTAAAAGTTGGCGAAGAATTTGTAGCGCTTAGCAACGAATCTGCTGCAGCTATTGTTGACGCGTCACCTGCAGTTGAGGGCCGCGATGCAACTGACCTTGCAATCAAGATTGATCGTGCAACCACCGCATCAGGCGCCTACCCATTGGTTTTGGTTAGCTACCTTATCGGCTGCAACGAGTACGCTGACCCAGCCGTGGGTGCCTTGGTCAAGGCTTACGCCTCATACCTAGTAAGCACTGATGGTCAGGCTCACGCTGCAACCTCAGCCGGCTCAGCACCACTTAGTGCTGCTCTAACCGCAAAGGTTACCGCTGTAATTTCAGCAATCAAGTAA
- a CDS encoding DUF2871 domain-containing protein, producing MKKSFIASAIYLVLGLASGVFYREFTKLNEFEAGQYTQLSVVHTHLLTLGFLVFLIVLLLDNAFKISDDWRFKTFFWLYNAGLVLSTSIMVLRGIQSVLGTEVESGAIAGIAGLGHIMLSLALGLLLIILGIKIWAKAEKS from the coding sequence TTGAAGAAATCTTTTATTGCTTCGGCAATTTATCTTGTTTTGGGGCTAGCCTCGGGCGTCTTTTACCGTGAATTCACCAAACTGAATGAGTTTGAGGCAGGTCAGTACACCCAACTGAGCGTGGTTCACACCCACCTACTTACCCTAGGTTTCTTGGTCTTCTTGATTGTGCTGTTGCTTGACAATGCCTTCAAAATCTCTGATGACTGGCGCTTCAAGACTTTCTTTTGGCTTTACAACGCGGGTTTGGTTTTGAGCACTTCGATCATGGTCCTCCGCGGAATTCAGTCCGTGCTTGGCACTGAGGTCGAGTCGGGAGCCATAGCCGGAATCGCCGGTCTTGGGCACATCATGTTGTCGCTGGCACTTGGCTTGCTGCTGATCATCCTCGGTATCAAAATCTGGGCAAAGGCTGAGAAGAGCTAG